In Sphingobacterium sp. SYP-B4668, the sequence GGAAAGATTGGCGTTCAGGGAGAGGTTGGGAATACAATCCAGTACAAAAATACGGGCATCCACCTCACCAATCAGCGACAATATGGGTTGCTCTAGCCGTCCATTTCCCGAAAACCCTAAATTGACCACAGGAAGTTTCAATTGACGCCCTAAGATATTGGTCCATGCCAAACCGGGTCTACTGGCGCATGCACCTTGGGCTATTGAAGTGCCATACACAATTATGGGTTTTTCTTTTTCAAGGACAAATTTAACCTCTTGTCCGTCCTCTACTCCTATTTGCATCCACTCCACCGTATTATACAAGGGGAGATATAAACGGTATGTACGAGAGGTGCCATTTCCTAATTTGGAAAAGGTAAAGGACGTTGTATCTCCAAAACTATAATTACCATAGGCCCATTTCCAATCTTTGGAGATATCATCATAAGCATATAAATCCAGACCGCTTACACCGGTGGTGGGCATATGAGGCATATTTAACGACCCGCTCATCTTGTATCGTACAGTCACGGCGGATGCTCCAGTATGAAAATCAATATATAAGCCAGCAGCATTGGTACCTAGTGACCATACAGGAGGACGTACGACATCCTTTAAACCGGCAGGCAGACGGTGATAGGTAGTGGTAGCCTGTTGATGATCTGCAATACGCCCACTCACAGCTTGCTGTTCAAGAGGGTTGTACCAATTGAGAGATTGCTGACCATAACTTACGAGGGCGGACAGCATGACGAGGACTAACAAACAAGGCTTAAGATTCATTGTTATAGGTTTATGAAGTAATATATAGAAAATGACTAATTTTACGGAAACGAATATCCTAATAAAAAATTAAAACATCGTGCTATTCCTGAAATCTATTCAGAATAAAGGTTTACTTACAGCAAATAATCAATGTTTGGATCAAAGAAGGTGAATTAATTAGAAAACGAAGGCTAGTAAACGTCTTTAGAAACAAATGACAAGGACAAAGCAAACTATGTTGATGAAATCATCACGGATATATACTTACAAACAAAAATGCATAACGGACTGATAATAGGTCAGTCGACTTTAAAAGATAATTTTATTCGAATGAAA encodes:
- a CDS encoding SGNH/GDSL hydrolase family protein, producing the protein MNLKPCLLVLVMLSALVSYGQQSLNWYNPLEQQAVSGRIADHQQATTTYHRLPAGLKDVVRPPVWSLGTNAAGLYIDFHTGASAVTVRYKMSGSLNMPHMPTTGVSGLDLYAYDDISKDWKWAYGNYSFGDTTSFTFSKLGNGTSRTYRLYLPLYNTVEWMQIGVEDGQEVKFVLEKEKPIIVYGTSIAQGACASRPGLAWTNILGRQLKLPVVNLGFSGNGRLEQPILSLIGEVDARIFVLDCIPNLSLNANLSERQLDSLLTNAVSFLRKKHPNTPIILTEQSAGFDANVLNLGSTQEYTGSTRVLRAFMGRMKKEKVQHLYLLTNKEMSMDLESTVDYAHPNDLGMMKIAVAYQRLIKKILR